In Hermetia illucens chromosome 1, iHerIll2.2.curated.20191125, whole genome shotgun sequence, one genomic interval encodes:
- the LOC119646145 gene encoding uncharacterized protein LOC119646145, with amino-acid sequence MEAILEKVNNLTQQQDVTGQEIQRLLSNYRKDSVARKTREYLTTRLEQLENLWTAFSERNEELEELAHYLPAHPYFEKQYFSSMQREYTKYKEDIAERLQGLEGTSKLNIDLGKSDTGALDTRAATAANNAQNELPSDVVVLIRQQQSRIRAVENIISGIDTVEQAQPKSYYELKTATLSKYWEELRQGHQNIWQYSSDPNELGYNEENFLNLEERIQDTLIFLAECRSKLEPSIATATRAFPSINLPHVTIPAFDGDYAQWQSFHDLFRQMIHEQQLGNAQKMWYLKTNLKGEAERLIRHLPITDENYDIAWTTLTNRYSNQRIND; translated from the coding sequence ATGGAGGCGATACTTGAGAAAGTTAATAATCTTACTCAACAACAAGATGTGACGGGCCAGGAGATTCAGCGTCTTTTGAGTAACTACCGGAAAGATTCGGTAGCTCGTAAGACAAGGGAATATCTCACGACGAGATTGGAACAATTGGAAAATCTCTGGACAGCCTTTTCGGAGAGAAATGAAGAGCTTGAAGAGTTAGCGCATTATCTTCCAGCTCATCCATATTTCGAGAAACAATATTTCTCTTCAATGCAGCGCGAGTACACCAAGTACAAGGAGGACATTGCGGAACGCCTTCAGGGTTTGGAAGGCACGTCCAAGTTGAATATCGATTTGGGTAAATCAGACACGGGTGCTTTAGATACAAGGGCCGCCACGGCAGCAAACAATGCTCAGAACGAGCTTCCCAGCGATGTCGTGGTACTAATAAGGCAACAGCAATCAAGGATACGGGCTGTGGAAAACATTATTAGCGGCATCGACACAGTTGAACAGGCACAACCCAAATCATACTACGAATTGAAGACAGctactttatcaaagtactggGAAGAGTTGCGTCAAGGCCATCAGAATATATGGCAATATTCCAGCGATCCAAATGAGTTAGGGTACAACGAGGAGAATTTTCTCAACCTCGAAGAGCGAATTCAAGACACTTTAATATTTCTCGCTGAATGCCGTTCAAAGCTAGAGCCTAGCATAGCTACCGCTACAAGGGCCTTTCCAAGCATCAACTTGCCACACGTGACAATTCCTGCCTTTGACGGCGATTATGCACAATGGCAATCCTTCCACGACTTATTCCGTCAGATGATCCACGAGCAGCAATTGGGAAATGCTCAGAAAATGTGGTATTTGAAGACCAATCTAAAGGGTGAAGCAGAGCGACTTATACGTCATCTGCCCATCACTGACGAAAATTATGACATTGCATGGACAACGCTAACAAACCGCTACAGCAATCAACGAATCAACGATTGA